A section of the Paracoccaceae bacterium genome encodes:
- a CDS encoding substrate-binding domain-containing protein: protein MKKYLLATGLTALMTTGAMAQEIGATFSRFDDNWLTVLRNGMVDYAATIDGLTYQQEDATDDLAKQIDQVKNFVASGVDAIIVNIVDTSAGAAITEAAGSTPLVFVNREPDNVNELPPTQAFVASNEIESGTLSAFEVCKNLRAAGKGGGATGYLMNGQLSNQAAVQRSKDVHDVIGMDMCNFMTIIDEQTANWSRDEAQDLMTNWMSSGEPFDFVLANNDEMAIGAIQAMKAAGMDMADVQVGGVDASQDALVVMAAGEKVDQKVYIPFKLVTPANMDEFLDAN from the coding sequence ATGAAGAAATATCTTCTGGCAACGGGCCTGACCGCCCTTATGACGACCGGCGCGATGGCGCAGGAAATCGGCGCGACCTTTTCGCGGTTTGACGACAACTGGCTGACCGTTCTGCGCAATGGCATGGTTGACTATGCCGCCACGATTGATGGCCTGACCTACCAGCAGGAAGACGCCACCGACGATCTGGCCAAACAGATCGACCAGGTGAAGAACTTCGTGGCATCGGGCGTTGACGCGATCATCGTGAACATCGTCGACACCTCGGCTGGTGCTGCGATCACCGAAGCTGCGGGCTCGACTCCGCTGGTCTTCGTCAACCGCGAGCCAGACAATGTGAACGAACTTCCGCCGACTCAGGCATTCGTTGCGTCCAACGAAATCGAATCCGGTACGTTGTCGGCATTCGAGGTCTGCAAGAACCTGCGCGCAGCAGGCAAAGGGGGCGGGGCGACCGGCTACCTGATGAACGGTCAGCTGTCCAACCAGGCGGCTGTGCAGCGGTCCAAGGACGTGCATGACGTGATCGGCATGGACATGTGTAACTTCATGACCATCATCGACGAGCAGACGGCAAACTGGTCGCGCGACGAAGCCCAGGACCTGATGACCAACTGGATGTCCTCGGGTGAGCCCTTCGACTTCGTTCTGGCCAACAACGACGAAATGGCGATTGGTGCCATTCAGGCGATGAAGGCTGCGGGCATGGACATGGCCGACGTGCAGGTTGGTGGTGTCGACGCATCCCAGGACGCACTGGTTGTGATGGCCGCTGGCGAGAAGGTGGACCAGAAGGTCTATATCCCGTTCAAGCTGGTCACCCCGGCGAACATGGATGAGTTCCTAGACGCGAACTAA
- a CDS encoding DUF1989 domain-containing protein: MGVKPIFETPFERRGIVNPGLPILPHGTERYPVPGGGSRAVAIRKGDEVSVLDREGLQVGEVVFFAPDGSSSAGMIGGQGAGAPTGTQAVLANGSLSGAKVLKALKSAGFDLGRAEAVRVFPEGSRPGDMEHFAAIVDGLLIVAAPGGPMDAHAQNAPTELILYVRRADPGDPKDGRAPPDPLADALQDFNIQPGNATAYEVKEGEFIQILDVQGRECSDFQAFSARALDKGQEREIDPTTTRSLMGSLWPQPGIFSKYWSSDQEPLVEIVQDTCGQHDTFGLACTARYYEDLGYPGHKNCSDNMNADLKRFDIRPRGGWPAINFFFNTMLDDTNAIGMDDPWSRPGDYVLLRALTDLVCVSTGCPCDVDPANGWNPTDIQVRTYKAGEDFKRSIAYRKSAEADVEDTKQTGFHNCFARHTRDFVEYNGYWLANQMTNHGAIAEYWACREKAAVMDLSPLRKYEVTGPDAELLMQTCVTRDMKKLSVGQVVYTAMCYDHGGMIDDGTVYRLGEMNFRWIGGNDTSGLWLREQAQKLGLNAWVRSSTDQMHNIAVQGPLSREILSQIFWTAPQQPTIDELPWFRLTIARIGDVHGTAVVISRTGYSGELGYEIFCHPKDAEEIFDAVWKVGEPMGMVPLGLAALDMLRIEGGLIFAGSEFDDQTDPMEAGIGFTVPLKSKTDDFVGREALVERKDHPHRKLVGLDIEGGLVPSPGDCVRIGKAQVGEVTSAMKSPILGKVIALARVDVKHSEIGSAIEVGQLDGQQKRLKATVCPFPHFDPTKERVKGNYD, translated from the coding sequence ATGGGCGTGAAGCCGATATTCGAAACGCCGTTTGAACGGCGCGGCATCGTCAACCCCGGCCTGCCGATCCTGCCCCACGGGACTGAGCGCTATCCCGTACCCGGCGGCGGTTCCCGCGCCGTGGCAATCCGCAAAGGGGATGAGGTTTCGGTGCTCGATCGCGAAGGGTTGCAGGTGGGAGAGGTCGTGTTCTTCGCCCCCGATGGATCATCCTCCGCAGGCATGATCGGCGGGCAGGGGGCCGGTGCGCCCACTGGCACGCAGGCGGTTCTGGCGAACGGCTCACTCTCGGGTGCAAAGGTGTTGAAGGCGCTGAAATCCGCGGGCTTCGATCTTGGCCGGGCCGAAGCGGTGCGTGTGTTCCCGGAAGGATCGCGCCCCGGAGATATGGAGCATTTCGCCGCCATCGTTGACGGGCTGCTAATCGTCGCGGCCCCCGGCGGGCCGATGGACGCCCACGCCCAGAATGCCCCGACCGAGCTGATCCTCTATGTCCGTCGCGCCGATCCGGGTGACCCAAAGGATGGCCGCGCCCCGCCCGACCCGCTGGCCGACGCCTTGCAGGATTTCAACATCCAGCCCGGCAATGCCACCGCTTATGAGGTCAAGGAAGGCGAGTTCATCCAGATCCTAGACGTGCAGGGGCGCGAGTGTTCCGACTTCCAGGCATTTTCGGCCCGCGCGCTGGACAAGGGGCAGGAGCGCGAGATTGACCCGACTACCACGCGGTCCCTTATGGGCAGCCTCTGGCCGCAGCCGGGAATTTTCAGCAAGTACTGGAGCAGCGATCAGGAACCATTGGTCGAGATTGTACAGGACACTTGCGGCCAGCACGATACCTTTGGTCTGGCCTGCACGGCGCGGTATTACGAAGACCTCGGCTATCCGGGGCACAAGAACTGCTCGGACAATATGAATGCCGACCTCAAGCGGTTCGATATCCGCCCGCGCGGCGGCTGGCCTGCGATCAACTTTTTCTTCAATACGATGCTGGACGACACCAACGCCATCGGCATGGACGACCCCTGGTCGCGGCCCGGCGATTATGTCCTGCTGCGCGCCCTGACCGATCTGGTCTGTGTCAGCACCGGCTGCCCCTGCGACGTCGATCCGGCCAACGGCTGGAACCCGACCGACATTCAGGTTCGGACCTATAAGGCGGGCGAAGACTTCAAACGCTCGATTGCCTACAGAAAATCTGCGGAGGCGGATGTGGAAGACACCAAACAAACCGGGTTTCACAATTGCTTTGCCCGGCACACCCGCGATTTCGTGGAATACAACGGCTATTGGCTGGCCAACCAGATGACCAACCATGGTGCCATCGCCGAATACTGGGCCTGCCGCGAAAAGGCGGCGGTGATGGATCTGTCGCCGCTGCGCAAGTACGAGGTTACCGGCCCGGACGCGGAACTGCTGATGCAGACCTGCGTGACCCGCGACATGAAGAAGCTGAGCGTCGGGCAGGTGGTCTATACCGCCATGTGCTATGACCACGGTGGAATGATCGACGACGGCACAGTGTACCGGCTGGGCGAGATGAATTTCCGCTGGATCGGCGGCAATGACACCAGCGGGCTGTGGCTGCGCGAACAGGCGCAGAAATTGGGGCTGAACGCCTGGGTGCGGTCATCGACCGATCAGATGCACAACATCGCCGTTCAGGGGCCGCTCAGCCGCGAAATCCTCAGCCAGATATTCTGGACCGCGCCACAACAGCCCACGATTGACGAATTGCCATGGTTCCGCCTGACCATCGCGCGGATCGGTGACGTGCACGGCACGGCAGTGGTCATCAGCCGGACGGGGTATTCGGGTGAGCTTGGGTATGAGATCTTCTGCCACCCGAAGGATGCCGAAGAGATCTTCGATGCCGTCTGGAAGGTCGGCGAACCGATGGGCATGGTCCCCCTCGGCCTCGCCGCACTGGACATGCTGCGGATCGAGGGCGGGTTGATCTTCGCGGGCAGCGAGTTTGATGACCAGACCGACCCGATGGAAGCCGGGATCGGGTTTACCGTGCCGCTGAAGTCCAAGACCGATGATTTTGTTGGGCGTGAGGCTCTGGTCGAACGCAAGGACCATCCGCATCGCAAGCTGGTCGGGCTGGATATCGAGGGCGGGCTGGTGCCGTCACCCGGCGACTGTGTGCGGATAGGCAAGGCGCAGGTGGGGGAAGTCACTTCAGCGATGAAATCGCCGATCCTGGGGAAGGTGATCGCGCTGGCGCGGGTGGATGTGAAGCATTCGGAAATCGGCAGCGCCATCGAGGTTGGCCAGCTGGACGGCCAGCAAAAGCGTCTAAAGGCCACGGTTTGCCCGTTCCCGCACTTCGATCCGACGAAAGAGCGTGTGAAGGGGAACTACGACTGA
- a CDS encoding IS630 family transposase (programmed frameshift) → MSAPLPSALRIRFQRYIEEGLSGRAAALRLKLSPATGARWARQVRMKGHAEPARQGPPRGKGKLAPHREFFEELIAQDPDITLFELRNALADAEGVRVHHSSIANLLSRLGFTYKKSLVATERRRAKVRQQRADWFRYRSPAIATFPERVVFIDETAVKTNLTRLRGRAKRGKRLTMDALFGSWGTQTLIAGLTQGALIAPWVIKGAIDGPAFAAYIREVLVPEINPGTVVILDNLATHRNKEATQALRNHGCWFLYLPPYSPDLNPIEQAFSKLKAHLRRIGARSFTQVFEAIGAICDLYDPVECWNYFKAAGYVSG, encoded by the exons ATGTCAGCACCTTTGCCATCTGCGCTTCGGATACGGTTTCAGAGATACATTGAAGAAGGGTTGAGCGGGCGCGCGGCGGCGTTGCGGTTGAAGCTGTCGCCTGCCACAGGCGCGCGGTGGGCGCGTCAGGTGAGGATGAAGGGTCATGCGGAACCTGCCCGGCAGGGACCGCCGCGCGGCAAGGGAAAGCTGGCTCCGCATCGGGAATTCTTTGAGGAGTTGATCGCACAAGACCCTGACATCACGCTCTTTGAGTTGCGTAATGCGCTGGCCGATGCAGAGGGTGTGCGGGTGCATCACTCCTCCATCGCCAACCTTCTGTCCCGGCTCGGCTTCACGTAC AAAAAGTCGCTGGTCGCCACCGAGCGCCGCCGCGCCAAGGTAAGGCAGCAACGGGCCGACTGGTTCAGATACCGCTCGCCAGCCATTGCGACCTTTCCTGAGCGCGTTGTCTTTATTGACGAAACCGCAGTGAAGACAAACCTCACGCGCCTACGCGGCAGAGCCAAGCGCGGTAAGCGCCTGACGATGGATGCGCTCTTCGGAAGCTGGGGAACCCAAACCTTGATCGCGGGCCTGACCCAAGGCGCGCTGATCGCACCTTGGGTCATCAAGGGAGCGATAGATGGCCCCGCCTTCGCGGCCTACATCCGCGAAGTGCTGGTCCCCGAGATCAACCCCGGCACTGTCGTCATTCTCGACAACCTGGCAACCCACCGGAATAAGGAGGCGACGCAGGCTTTACGCAATCACGGCTGCTGGTTCCTTTACCTGCCACCGTACTCGCCCGACCTGAATCCCATCGAGCAGGCCTTCTCTAAACTGAAAGCCCATTTGCGACGGATCGGGGCCAGGTCCTTTACCCAGGTCTTCGAAGCAATCGGAGCAATCTGCGATCTCTACGACCCAGTAGAATGCTGGAACTACTTTAAGGCCGCCGGATATGTCTCAGGTTAA
- a CDS encoding aldehyde dehydrogenase family protein, with protein MQDKRTFYINGAFVPPAKPADLEVVNPATEQPCAVISNGSQADTDAAVAAARAAFPAWRATPLEDRLAMLDRIVENYSARADEMATAMRLEMGAPVDYALSAQWDAGDGGMREAIRAARAFKFERKTSNDDVFYEPIGVAALITPWNWPMSQIVLKVIPALAAGCTVILKPSEVAPLSGHLFAEMIHDAGVPAGVFNLVNGDGPGVGAQLSAHPGVDMVSFTGSTRAGALISKAAADSFKRVSLELGGKGANVIFEDADANAVKRGVRECFGNVGQSCNAPTRMLVQRSIYDAAVEKAAEVAEATRVDRSDKPGRHLGPLVSQAQWDKVQGLIQAGIDEGARLVAGGTGRPEGLNNGYYGRPTVFADVSNDMTIAQTEIFGPVLSMIPFEDEAEAIEIANDTPYGLTNYVQTQDSARARRMAHALNSGMVEVNGAGLGYDTPFGGVKHSGNAREGSVWGMEEYLIIKAVAGYPDD; from the coding sequence ATGCAGGACAAGCGCACTTTCTATATCAACGGGGCGTTTGTCCCGCCCGCGAAACCAGCCGATCTTGAGGTCGTGAACCCGGCCACGGAACAGCCCTGCGCGGTGATCTCAAACGGGTCGCAGGCCGATACCGATGCGGCCGTCGCTGCCGCGCGTGCGGCCTTTCCGGCATGGCGCGCAACGCCGTTGGAAGACCGGCTGGCAATGCTCGACCGGATTGTCGAAAATTACAGCGCTCGTGCGGACGAAATGGCCACTGCGATGCGGTTGGAGATGGGCGCACCGGTTGATTACGCCCTGTCTGCGCAATGGGACGCCGGTGACGGCGGCATGCGCGAGGCGATCCGCGCCGCACGCGCATTCAAATTTGAACGCAAAACCTCGAACGACGATGTCTTCTATGAACCCATTGGCGTCGCAGCCCTGATCACGCCCTGGAACTGGCCGATGAGCCAGATCGTGCTGAAAGTCATCCCGGCGCTGGCCGCTGGTTGCACGGTGATCCTGAAACCGTCCGAAGTGGCCCCGCTGTCTGGCCATCTGTTTGCCGAAATGATCCACGACGCGGGCGTCCCGGCGGGGGTGTTCAATCTGGTAAACGGGGACGGCCCCGGTGTCGGCGCGCAGCTTAGTGCGCATCCCGGTGTCGATATGGTCAGTTTCACCGGCTCGACCCGTGCCGGGGCGCTGATCTCCAAGGCCGCGGCGGACAGCTTCAAGCGCGTTTCGCTGGAACTGGGCGGCAAAGGCGCGAATGTGATCTTTGAGGATGCGGATGCGAATGCCGTCAAACGCGGCGTGCGCGAGTGTTTCGGCAATGTCGGGCAATCCTGCAATGCGCCGACCCGGATGCTGGTGCAACGCTCGATCTATGACGCGGCGGTCGAAAAGGCGGCGGAAGTGGCCGAGGCGACGCGCGTCGACCGGTCCGACAAACCGGGTCGCCACCTCGGCCCGCTGGTCAGCCAGGCGCAGTGGGACAAGGTGCAGGGCCTGATCCAGGCCGGCATCGACGAAGGCGCGCGGCTGGTCGCCGGTGGAACAGGCCGGCCTGAAGGTTTGAACAACGGCTATTATGGCCGCCCAACGGTTTTCGCCGATGTCTCCAACGACATGACCATCGCGCAAACGGAAATTTTCGGCCCCGTTCTGTCGATGATCCCGTTCGAGGATGAGGCCGAGGCGATCGAGATTGCCAATGATACGCCCTACGGTCTGACCAACTATGTCCAGACCCAGGATTCGGCGCGCGCGCGCCGCATGGCCCATGCGTTGAATTCCGGCATGGTCGAGGTGAATGGCGCAGGCCTGGGCTATGACACGCCATTCGGCGGTGTGAAACATTCGGGCAATGCCCGCGAAGGCAGTGTCTGGGGAATGGAGGAATACCTGATCATCAAGGCAGTTGCAGGGTATCCCGACGACTGA
- a CDS encoding ABC transporter permease, which produces MADTSHGTGGLTFDKSKRTWPNELNIALALVIIIVKFEVLGQVLPYMNGQSFLFDTKDRFDGALGLFNVARLQIIILQVAIIGIIALGVTQVIITAGIDLSSGPLVAATAMIAMSFGQTELVNGNPNPKALFGVWAMDLPVIIPVVIGLAFGACIGAINGFSIAYLRIPPFIATLGMFLICRGIALWWSGGNPVSFPTESYKALGSGMMPVVWFLGLAAIFHVILRYTVYGKHTYAIGSNEEAARMSGINVKRHKVMVYMIASMLAAFAGVVLSAKSSTAQAGMGEFYELFAIAMAVIGGISLTGGRGSIIGTVLGAMVLGFIRSGFTYIKLDGSYQLMAMGGIIIAAVILDQYRQRNRA; this is translated from the coding sequence ATGGCGGATACCAGCCATGGCACCGGTGGCCTCACTTTTGACAAATCCAAAAGGACTTGGCCGAACGAGCTGAACATCGCGCTCGCGCTGGTCATCATCATCGTAAAATTCGAAGTTCTCGGGCAGGTGCTGCCGTATATGAACGGGCAGAGTTTTCTGTTCGACACCAAGGATCGTTTTGACGGCGCGCTGGGGTTGTTCAACGTGGCGCGTTTGCAGATCATCATTCTGCAGGTTGCGATCATCGGGATCATCGCTCTGGGTGTGACGCAGGTGATCATCACCGCGGGAATTGACCTGAGTTCCGGGCCACTTGTGGCGGCGACAGCAATGATCGCGATGAGTTTCGGACAGACCGAGCTGGTGAACGGCAACCCCAACCCCAAGGCCCTTTTTGGCGTCTGGGCAATGGATTTACCGGTAATCATACCGGTCGTCATTGGCCTGGCCTTTGGTGCGTGCATCGGCGCGATCAATGGCTTTTCCATCGCGTACCTGCGCATCCCGCCATTCATTGCGACCCTGGGCATGTTCCTGATCTGCCGGGGCATCGCGCTGTGGTGGTCAGGCGGCAACCCGGTATCGTTCCCGACCGAGTCCTACAAGGCCCTGGGTTCGGGCATGATGCCGGTGGTCTGGTTCCTGGGCCTCGCCGCAATTTTCCACGTGATCCTGCGCTATACGGTCTACGGCAAACACACATATGCCATCGGTTCGAACGAAGAAGCGGCGCGGATGTCGGGCATCAACGTCAAACGTCACAAGGTCATGGTCTATATGATCGCCTCGATGCTGGCTGCATTTGCGGGCGTCGTGCTTAGCGCGAAATCATCGACTGCGCAGGCGGGCATGGGCGAATTTTACGAACTGTTTGCGATTGCCATGGCCGTGATCGGAGGGATCAGCCTGACAGGTGGGCGCGGGTCAATCATCGGCACCGTTCTGGGTGCGATGGTTCTTGGGTTCATCCGCTCGGGCTTTACCTACATCAAGTTGGACGGATCCTATCAGCTGATGGCCATGGGTGGCATCATCATCGCGGCGGTGATCCTGGATCAATACCGACAGCGAAACCGGGCTTAG
- a CDS encoding ABC transporter permease subunit has product MEALRNSKPAQFALLLVAFLLLYWLIAPDEANVFWRLPALLAGWPAAINNGADYLMFDWWQIPVYDADLDDYEDKALLREVTRGFSRAVLFLIELIREILLGGVKTIVAFTSWDWQGENPWAVWPALPWTVVWGGTVLLGYTLNGWRLALLAAIGIGYIAIFGQWEPAMETLSFVLVAAPVSILLGLAFGIWSYKSRTVEAVLSPLLNVAQTMPHFSYLVPITVFFGVGDHAGAIATIVFATPPMIRLTLLGLKKVPEEVIEAGFMSGCTNRQTLFNVLIPTARRDMLIGVNQVIMQCLAMAVIASFIGAKGLGFNLLLALNQLRIGQALELGICIVLIAVVLDKLSLAWANKQTDYFADLSWTERHRFGLIFAAIFAGGVVLAWIGSLIFTEGPNYAYIIPHNKGITTEPIWQAGVDWMVENWYAGLQGFNVFLITGILQPMKAAYLGMPVAATFLLVMGTGWIIGGWKSALVVSGFILFIALTPWWDRALITAYMTSFAVIVSVVIGVTAGSIAAQREGPAKAVLLVCDTFQTFPSFIYLIPVIMLFGVTDTSVLIAVIIYATIPATRYTIEGIRNVPPNLKDAGAMSGVTPLQRMFKIDLPLAFPHIMLGVNQTVVFALFMVIIGAMIGTDDLGQFILKALSDKNGIGNGLMLGLCVAFFGLAVDHLIHTWAAERKAALGIA; this is encoded by the coding sequence ATGGAGGCGCTGCGAAACTCCAAACCGGCGCAGTTCGCGCTGCTTCTGGTGGCGTTCCTGCTGCTGTACTGGCTGATTGCGCCCGATGAGGCGAATGTGTTCTGGCGGTTGCCTGCATTGCTGGCAGGCTGGCCTGCGGCGATCAACAATGGTGCCGATTATCTGATGTTCGATTGGTGGCAGATCCCGGTCTATGACGCGGATCTGGACGACTATGAAGACAAGGCGCTGCTGCGCGAGGTAACGCGCGGATTTTCCCGTGCGGTGCTGTTTCTGATTGAGTTGATCCGAGAGATCTTGTTGGGCGGGGTGAAAACCATCGTCGCCTTCACCAGTTGGGACTGGCAGGGCGAAAACCCCTGGGCGGTTTGGCCGGCCTTGCCGTGGACGGTGGTTTGGGGCGGCACTGTGCTGCTGGGCTACACTCTGAACGGCTGGCGTCTGGCGCTGCTGGCGGCGATCGGGATCGGCTACATCGCGATATTCGGCCAGTGGGAACCGGCGATGGAAACGCTTAGCTTCGTTCTGGTCGCTGCACCGGTGTCGATCCTGCTGGGGCTGGCGTTCGGCATCTGGTCGTACAAAAGCCGCACGGTCGAAGCGGTCCTGTCGCCGCTGCTGAACGTCGCGCAGACCATGCCGCATTTTTCCTATCTGGTGCCAATCACCGTGTTCTTCGGCGTCGGCGACCACGCCGGGGCCATCGCCACCATCGTCTTTGCCACCCCGCCAATGATCCGCCTGACCTTGCTGGGCCTGAAGAAGGTCCCCGAAGAGGTGATTGAGGCGGGCTTTATGAGCGGTTGCACCAACCGTCAGACCCTGTTCAATGTGCTAATCCCGACCGCCCGGCGCGACATGCTGATCGGGGTCAATCAGGTGATCATGCAATGTCTGGCGATGGCGGTCATCGCCTCGTTCATCGGGGCCAAGGGGCTGGGGTTCAACCTGCTGCTGGCACTGAACCAGCTGCGCATCGGGCAGGCACTGGAACTGGGCATCTGCATCGTGCTGATCGCGGTCGTGCTCGACAAACTGTCGCTCGCCTGGGCCAACAAGCAGACCGACTATTTCGCGGACCTGAGCTGGACTGAGCGTCATCGTTTTGGCCTGATCTTCGCGGCGATTTTCGCCGGAGGGGTCGTGCTGGCCTGGATCGGATCGCTGATCTTCACCGAGGGGCCGAACTACGCCTACATCATCCCCCACAACAAAGGCATCACGACCGAGCCGATCTGGCAGGCCGGCGTCGATTGGATGGTCGAGAATTGGTACGCGGGTCTTCAGGGGTTCAATGTGTTCCTGATCACCGGCATCCTGCAACCGATGAAGGCCGCCTATCTGGGGATGCCGGTGGCGGCGACATTCCTTCTGGTGATGGGCACCGGCTGGATCATCGGTGGCTGGAAGTCGGCACTGGTGGTCAGCGGGTTCATCCTGTTCATCGCCCTGACACCCTGGTGGGACCGGGCGCTGATTACCGCGTATATGACCTCATTCGCCGTCATCGTTTCGGTGGTGATCGGGGTGACGGCCGGTTCCATTGCCGCACAGCGCGAGGGCCCGGCCAAGGCAGTGCTGCTGGTCTGTGACACGTTTCAGACCTTCCCGTCCTTCATCTACCTGATCCCGGTGATCATGCTGTTCGGCGTAACCGACACCAGCGTTCTGATCGCGGTCATCATCTATGCGACGATCCCCGCAACCCGGTACACGATCGAAGGCATCAGAAACGTGCCGCCCAACCTGAAGGACGCGGGCGCGATGTCGGGCGTTACACCATTGCAGCGGATGTTCAAAATCGACCTGCCGCTGGCCTTTCCGCATATTATGCTGGGCGTGAACCAGACCGTCGTGTTTGCCTTGTTCATGGTGATCATCGGGGCGATGATCGGCACCGACGATTTGGGGCAATTCATCCTGAAGGCGCTGTCGGACAAAAACGGCATCGGCAACGGGCTGATGCTTGGCCTGTGCGTGGCCTTCTTCGGTCTGGCGGTGGATCACCTGATCCACACCTGGGCGGCTGAGCGTAAAGCCGCATTGGGGATCGCCTGA